In Aspergillus nidulans FGSC A4 chromosome II, a single window of DNA contains:
- a CDS encoding uncharacterized protein (transcript_id=CADANIAT00004118) → MAHSPAQKNADFPMHGECAENWWRYICCPTKAMPQNFEPNDIEDDPGTDPYGFVMLDGPPGSIDNAFDAQYTIVTRDEESWMATDNEDPGNGDSNNKGSE, encoded by the exons GACTTTCCCATGCACGGGGAGTGCGCAGAGAACTGGTGGCGTTATATCTGCTGTCCAACCAAAGCCATGCCACAAAATTTTGA GCCGAATGATATAGAAGATGATCCGGGCACTGATCCCTACGGGTTCGTCATGCTGGATGGACCCCCAGGCTCGATCGACAATGCCTTTGATGCTCAGTACACCATCGTGACCCGCGATGAAGAATCATGGATGGCCACAGATAACGAGGATCCAGGAAACGGGGACTCTAATAACAAGGGTTCTGAGTGA